One window of Papaver somniferum cultivar HN1 chromosome 9, ASM357369v1, whole genome shotgun sequence genomic DNA carries:
- the LOC113309069 gene encoding serine/threonine-protein kinase UCN-like, protein MATETTKSMVKLDLKNLTVVRVLGKGAMGTVLLVVDLLNDPSARSPFALKVVEKSTFHSKFDADRRARWEMTVLSRLSDPFLPTLLGTLETDEFLAWAVPYCHGGDLNILRYRQTDQIFSPTSIRFYIAEIVCALESLHRMNIVYRDLKPENILIQNSGHVTLTDFDLSRVLTPISSKTTKPPEIPTAKPVPRRKHRRSLSRFMLVVAEKGLPKAKSARVSPVSRKRPSFSNGERSDSFVGTEEYVSPEVVRGDGHEFAVDWWALGILIYEMMYGETPFRGKNRKETFRNVVMKSPEFIGKKTALTDLVQRLLEKDPRKRLGHKRGAAEIKEHAFFNGLRWDLLTEVSRPPFLTMVEEEETVQERIKSSGVNVKGYFQNLRKHTTPIPPRPSSSTFSSPLSEHCRRNVSFEEF, encoded by the coding sequence ATGGCGACGGAGACCACGAAATCGATGGTGAAACTCGACCTAAAAAATCTGACTGTAGTCAGAGTTCTGGGTAAAGGAGCTATGGGGACGGTTTTGTTGGTCGTCGATCTTCTAAATGATCCATCTGCTCGTTCCCCATTTGCTCTAAAAGTAGTCGAGAAATCAACATTCCATTCAAAATTCGATGCTGACCGCCGTGCTCGATGGGAAATGACGGTACTTTCTCGTCTATCTGATCCTTTCCTTCCTACTTTATTAGGAACCTTAGAAACAGATGAATTCTTAGCTTGGGCAGTTCCTTATTGTCATGGAGGTGATCTTAACATTCTTCGTTACCGTCAGACGGATCAAATTTTTTCACCAACTTCTATACGTTTCTACATAGCTGAAATCGTTTGTGCTCTTGAATCTCTACATCGTATGAATATCGTATATCGTGATTTGAAACCAGAAAACATTCTTATTCAAAATTCGGGTCACGTCACCCTTACAGATTTTGATCTTTCTCGGGTTCTGACACCAATTTCATCTAAAACGACAAAGCCACCAGAGATTCCTACTGCAAAACCGGTGCCTCGTCGGAAACATCGTCGGAGTCTATCACGATTTATGTTGGTCGTCGCTGAGAAAGGCTTACCTAAAGCCAAGTCGGCACGGGTTTCGCCAGTGAGCCGGAAAAGACCAAGTTTCTCAAATGGTGAGCGATCTGACTCGTTTGTTGGAACGGAAGAGTATGTTTCTCCTGAGGTTGTACGCGGCGATGGACATGAATTTGCAGTCGACTGGTGGGCCCTGGGCATTTTGATATACGAAATGATGTATGGGGAAACACCGTTTCGTGGTAAAAATCGGAAAGAAACGTTTCGTAATGTTGTGATGAAGTCACCGGAATTCATTGGGAAGAAGACGGCTTTGACAGATTTAGTCCAACGATTATTAGAGAAAGATCCAAGGAAGAGATTAGGTCATAAAAGGGGTGCAGCTGAGATTAAAGAACATGCTTTTTTTAATGGGCTGAGATGGGATTTATTAACAGAAGTTTCACGACCACCCTTTCTTACGatggtagaggaagaagaaaccGTTCAGGAAAGAATAAAGTCAAGTGGAGTCAACGTTAAGGGTTATTTCCAAAATCTGAGAAAACATACGACGCCCATTCCACCAAGGCCGTCAAGCTCCACATTCAGTTCTCCGTTATCCGAACATTGTCGGAGAAATGTGTCGTTTGAGGAATTCTAA